In Actinoplanes derwentensis, the following proteins share a genomic window:
- a CDS encoding ABC transporter substrate-binding protein, with protein MTVLALTLAACSGGAAPVTTVNGEIAVAMQFPPRSAYAFDADDGALLMTLGVAETLTSVDASAQPAPGLATGWEQTADPKIWRFTLRDGVTFHDGTPLTADAVVTALTYISTVSAPPRAVRDIGLTVEADGAGAVLIGTSMADPVLPLRMSSGNLGILAPSAYAAGGQPQVVRTATGPYVLSAVNGADSAVLERNDAYWGAAPAASKVTVRYVTDPQSRALALQSGDVQFAEGLPHAATAQVEAAGGAVTAYPAARTVELLLNQSAEPFNDLRVRRAVTAAIDRPTLAAQVLQGAATPAADLFGTAVPWGSRVPPPAADLAEAKSLLTQAGYGPGKPLTVRLWTFPNRPEMPVLATAIQSMLGEAGIKVEVTVGDYSAQEPKVLAGDFDMFLNSRSYLSDFADAASVLTSDYTCKGSYNIDHFCSPEFDTLVGTLATTSDVTARQKVFTQAAGILTDQAAGVMIVHPNNTAGTRGVTGFTPDPLGVRPVLPQLKPAG; from the coding sequence GTGACGGTTCTCGCACTGACACTGGCCGCCTGCTCCGGCGGTGCCGCCCCGGTGACGACGGTCAACGGCGAGATCGCGGTGGCGATGCAGTTCCCGCCCCGGTCCGCGTACGCCTTCGACGCCGACGACGGCGCCCTGCTGATGACTCTCGGTGTCGCCGAGACCCTGACCAGTGTCGACGCGTCGGCACAGCCCGCACCCGGCCTGGCCACCGGGTGGGAACAGACCGCCGACCCGAAGATCTGGCGGTTCACACTGCGTGACGGGGTCACGTTCCACGACGGCACGCCGCTGACCGCGGACGCCGTGGTCACCGCGCTGACCTACATCTCCACGGTGTCCGCGCCGCCGCGTGCGGTCCGTGACATCGGCCTGACCGTCGAAGCCGACGGGGCCGGTGCGGTGCTGATCGGCACGAGCATGGCCGATCCGGTGCTGCCGCTGCGGATGAGCAGTGGAAACCTCGGGATTCTGGCGCCTTCGGCGTACGCGGCGGGTGGACAGCCACAGGTCGTTCGTACCGCAACCGGCCCTTATGTCTTGTCGGCCGTCAACGGCGCCGACTCGGCCGTGCTGGAGCGCAACGACGCCTACTGGGGTGCCGCGCCGGCCGCCAGCAAGGTGACGGTGCGTTATGTGACCGACCCGCAGAGCCGGGCGCTGGCCCTGCAGTCCGGGGATGTGCAGTTCGCCGAGGGCCTGCCGCACGCCGCCACCGCCCAGGTCGAGGCCGCCGGGGGCGCGGTGACCGCCTATCCCGCCGCGCGCACCGTCGAGTTGCTCCTCAACCAGAGCGCAGAACCTTTCAACGACTTGCGGGTACGCCGGGCGGTCACCGCCGCGATCGACCGGCCGACCCTCGCCGCCCAGGTCCTGCAAGGTGCCGCGACACCGGCCGCCGACCTGTTCGGCACCGCCGTGCCGTGGGGTTCGCGGGTCCCGCCGCCCGCCGCCGACCTCGCCGAGGCCAAAAGCCTTCTGACCCAGGCCGGGTACGGGCCGGGCAAGCCGCTGACCGTACGGCTCTGGACGTTCCCGAACCGTCCGGAGATGCCGGTGCTCGCCACCGCCATCCAGTCGATGCTCGGGGAAGCCGGCATCAAGGTCGAGGTGACGGTCGGTGACTATTCGGCGCAGGAGCCGAAGGTGCTCGCCGGTGACTTCGACATGTTCCTGAACTCGCGCAGCTACCTGTCCGACTTCGCCGACGCCGCCAGCGTCCTCACCTCGGACTACACGTGCAAGGGCAGCTACAACATCGACCACTTCTGCTCGCCGGAGTTCGACACCCTGGTCGGCACGCTGGCCACCACCAGTGACGTGACCGCCCGGCAGAAGGTGTTCACCCAGGCCGCGGGCATCCTCACCGACCAGGCCGCCGGCGTGATGATCGTGCACCCGAACAACACCGCCGGAACCCGTGGCGTCACCGGATTCACCCCCGACCCGCTGGGTGTCCGGCCGGTCCTGCCGCAGCTGAAACCCGCCGGGTGA
- a CDS encoding EamA family transporter — MSWTLALAGIAATGWGFSDFLAGVGARRLPVRAVLIGAQLTGLVLALVYLAVRDGPLPTDPRLLVISAVAGTLSVPGMGLVYRAMRDGSLAVVAPVAAGAALIPVAWGLLHGERLSAGGILGAVAAMAGMTCASWPAGDRAGRRARWRAAWCAGGAALCFGTFFVLVHEAAPDDPYIATAYVRLAGGIAGLLLLTEALVRRRIRMPRGTGSPWLLPVGVGVLETVADGAFAVAAAGVAVGAAAVVSSLYPAVTVLLNAVLLRERLPAVHLCGCSPRWSGWRAWPPDPFPGADLHR; from the coding sequence TTGAGTTGGACATTGGCACTGGCGGGCATCGCCGCCACCGGATGGGGCTTCTCCGACTTTCTCGCCGGGGTCGGCGCGCGGCGGCTACCGGTCCGCGCCGTCCTGATCGGAGCCCAGCTGACCGGCCTGGTGCTGGCTCTCGTCTACCTGGCCGTCCGGGACGGTCCGCTGCCCACCGATCCGCGGCTACTGGTGATCAGCGCCGTCGCGGGCACACTCTCCGTACCGGGCATGGGCCTGGTCTACCGGGCGATGCGCGACGGATCACTGGCCGTGGTCGCCCCGGTCGCGGCCGGTGCGGCGCTCATCCCGGTCGCCTGGGGCCTGCTGCACGGCGAACGGCTCAGCGCGGGCGGCATCCTCGGGGCGGTCGCCGCGATGGCCGGGATGACCTGCGCGTCCTGGCCCGCCGGAGATCGCGCGGGACGGCGGGCCCGGTGGCGGGCGGCCTGGTGTGCGGGCGGGGCGGCACTCTGCTTCGGCACGTTCTTCGTGCTCGTGCACGAGGCGGCGCCCGACGATCCGTACATCGCCACCGCTTATGTCCGGCTCGCCGGCGGGATCGCGGGTCTGCTGCTACTCACCGAGGCCCTGGTCCGGCGACGGATCCGGATGCCGCGCGGCACCGGCTCGCCCTGGCTGCTGCCCGTGGGGGTCGGCGTGCTGGAGACGGTCGCGGACGGCGCGTTCGCCGTGGCCGCGGCCGGGGTCGCCGTCGGTGCCGCGGCTGTCGTCTCCTCCCTCTATCCGGCGGTCACGGTACTGCTCAACGCCGTGCTGTTGCGGGAGCGGCTCCCGGCCGTACACCTCTGCGGGTGTTCGCCGCGCTGGTCGGGGTGGCGTGCCTGGCCGCCTGACCCGTTTCCAGGTGCTGATCTTCACCGGTAG
- a CDS encoding cytochrome c oxidase assembly protein, with translation MKSRTRSVTALVAGTAAVVLVPALMFAGGVDTTVIPGLPDAGPVTPWALPVVTTLSDLLAVLLAGVLVTAAFLLPGDGPSVSAHGWQLLRRATWLAAAWLLVVVARILFSVSDVLGVPVPELGVQPVAGFALSISQGQALMWQAGLILLVVVLSRAGLSRGLAAVTTILALVAIVPPVFTGHAAGAGDHQLAVSSLVLHVLAATLWIGGLGGLLLVRRARAFPEAVARYSRLALACLIVTAVSGAANAAVRLGAWSELFGSRYGLLVLAKVLALGLVGLIGALHRARTLPALRTGRPRAFLRLAVGELVVLGAAIGLAVALSRSPAPQSEVADLDPLTELLGFPAPLPPTGLRMLGDPLPDMFILSLTVAGIAAYLIGVVRLRKAGHHWPLARTASWTGGLLLLAAITCLGVARYAYVLFSVHMIQHMVLSMVVPILLVGGAPVTLALRALRRPADPRVRGPREWLLIVLHSRAARLFTHPLVALGIYVASLYGLYFSDLLGILMRYHLGHLAMIAHFVIAGYLLFWVLIGTDPGRRRIHPALLVMVHFLAMVAHAFFGFVLLQSATIIGLDWYAAVHPAWAQPLLDDQRLGAGLAWAFGELPAAAILLVLVRQWIRSDEREQARTDRASDRAVAAGEDDELARYNAYLGSLPE, from the coding sequence GTGAAGTCAAGAACACGGTCGGTCACGGCGCTGGTCGCCGGGACGGCCGCGGTGGTGCTGGTGCCCGCGCTGATGTTCGCCGGGGGAGTGGACACCACCGTCATCCCCGGCCTGCCCGACGCCGGGCCGGTCACCCCGTGGGCGTTGCCGGTGGTCACCACCCTGTCCGACCTGCTGGCGGTGCTGCTCGCCGGAGTGCTGGTGACGGCCGCGTTCCTGCTGCCCGGCGACGGTCCCAGCGTCTCCGCGCACGGCTGGCAGCTGCTGCGCCGGGCCACCTGGCTGGCCGCTGCGTGGCTGCTGGTCGTGGTCGCGCGGATCCTGTTCAGCGTCTCCGACGTGCTCGGCGTGCCGGTGCCGGAACTCGGGGTCCAGCCGGTCGCCGGGTTCGCCCTGTCCATCTCGCAGGGGCAGGCCCTGATGTGGCAGGCCGGGCTGATCCTGCTGGTGGTGGTGCTCAGCCGGGCCGGGCTGTCGCGCGGGCTGGCCGCCGTCACCACGATCCTCGCCCTGGTGGCGATCGTGCCGCCCGTGTTCACCGGGCACGCCGCCGGTGCCGGGGACCACCAGCTCGCGGTGTCGAGCCTGGTACTGCACGTGCTCGCCGCGACCCTCTGGATCGGCGGCCTCGGCGGGCTGCTGCTGGTGCGCCGGGCCCGGGCGTTCCCGGAGGCGGTCGCCCGCTACAGCCGCCTCGCGCTGGCCTGTCTCATCGTCACGGCGGTCAGCGGTGCCGCGAACGCGGCGGTGCGACTCGGTGCCTGGTCAGAGCTTTTCGGGAGCCGGTACGGGTTACTCGTACTCGCCAAGGTCCTGGCTCTGGGTCTGGTGGGTCTGATCGGCGCGCTGCACCGCGCCCGCACCCTGCCCGCCCTGCGAACCGGCCGCCCGCGTGCCTTCCTGCGCCTGGCGGTGGGGGAACTCGTGGTCCTCGGCGCCGCGATCGGCTTGGCCGTGGCCCTGTCCCGCAGCCCCGCCCCGCAGTCGGAGGTCGCCGACCTCGACCCGCTGACCGAACTGCTCGGCTTCCCCGCCCCGCTCCCGCCGACCGGGCTGCGGATGCTCGGCGACCCACTGCCCGACATGTTCATCCTTTCGCTCACGGTCGCCGGCATCGCCGCTTACCTCATCGGTGTCGTACGTCTGCGCAAGGCCGGACACCACTGGCCGCTCGCCCGCACCGCCTCCTGGACCGGCGGCCTGCTGCTGCTCGCCGCGATCACCTGCCTCGGCGTCGCCCGCTACGCGTATGTGCTGTTCAGCGTGCACATGATCCAGCACATGGTGCTGTCGATGGTGGTGCCGATCCTGCTTGTCGGCGGCGCCCCGGTCACCCTGGCGTTGCGGGCGCTGCGCCGCCCCGCCGACCCTCGGGTCCGGGGCCCCCGCGAATGGCTGCTGATCGTCCTGCACAGCCGGGCCGCCCGGCTGTTCACCCATCCGCTGGTGGCGCTCGGTATCTACGTGGCCAGCCTGTACGGCCTGTACTTCAGTGACCTGCTCGGCATCCTGATGCGCTACCACCTCGGTCACCTCGCGATGATCGCGCACTTCGTGATCGCCGGATACCTACTGTTCTGGGTGCTGATCGGCACCGACCCGGGCCGCCGCCGGATCCACCCGGCCCTGCTGGTGATGGTGCATTTCCTGGCGATGGTGGCGCACGCCTTCTTCGGGTTCGTGCTGCTGCAGTCGGCCACGATCATCGGCCTGGACTGGTACGCCGCCGTGCACCCCGCCTGGGCCCAGCCGCTGCTCGACGACCAGCGTCTCGGTGCCGGGCTGGCCTGGGCGTTCGGTGAACTGCCCGCCGCGGCGATCCTGCTGGTCCTGGTCCGGCAGTGGATCCGCAGCGACGAACGCGAACAGGCCCGCACCGACCGGGCCTCGGACCGGGCCGTCGCCGCGGGGGAGGACGACGAACTGGCACGTTATAACGCCTATCTCGGTTCTCTTCCCGAATAG
- a CDS encoding sensor domain-containing phosphodiesterase encodes MFSIRSAADGTRRALSSAIVVLTISSLLSLGHYLGDWYDVLAGGGTPKLHDWVALAGMLWLLVVAATVRRLMRVHRDLAETAQTATEAFHDAASSAQGWVWRIDTDYRYTYSNPAVEAMLGYRPDQIIGNRSIDLFFLPEDQAAIRTEVNASRVSNGWQNRESRMLHRDGSIRHVRSSATAVHDRDGRLIAYQGSTADITAEYIARTAAEAATAHQTGMRDRTVRALRDPAALQILFQPIHDLHTGRIAGYEALSRFAGTPYRTPDVWFAEAWQAGLGIDLELHAITLAVRQLELMPPTAYLSVNAAPQTILDDRFAALLTGLGPDAARIVVEVTEHAAVADYDTLAAAVQRLRRTGVRFAVDDTGAGYASMQHVLRLRPDVIKLDRGIVAGIDLDVARQALATAMVTFAASLGMSVVGEGIETAGELAALTQAGVRNGQGYFLGRPAPLTPAYENAA; translated from the coding sequence ATGTTCTCGATCAGGTCCGCCGCCGACGGCACCCGCCGGGCGCTGTCGTCGGCCATCGTCGTGCTGACGATCAGCTCGCTGCTCTCCCTGGGCCACTACCTGGGTGACTGGTACGACGTCCTGGCCGGCGGCGGCACCCCGAAGCTCCATGACTGGGTGGCCCTCGCCGGAATGTTGTGGCTGCTCGTGGTCGCGGCCACGGTGCGCCGCCTGATGCGGGTGCACCGCGACCTGGCCGAGACGGCCCAGACCGCCACCGAGGCCTTCCACGACGCCGCCTCCAGCGCCCAGGGCTGGGTGTGGCGGATCGACACCGACTATCGGTACACCTACTCCAATCCGGCCGTCGAGGCCATGCTCGGGTACCGCCCCGACCAGATCATCGGCAACCGTTCGATCGACCTGTTCTTCCTGCCCGAGGACCAGGCCGCGATCAGGACCGAAGTCAACGCCAGCCGGGTGAGCAACGGCTGGCAGAACCGGGAGTCCCGGATGCTGCACCGCGACGGCAGCATCCGGCACGTCCGCAGCAGCGCCACCGCCGTCCACGACCGTGACGGCCGGCTCATCGCCTACCAGGGTTCCACCGCTGACATCACCGCCGAATACATCGCCCGGACCGCCGCCGAAGCCGCGACCGCACACCAGACCGGCATGCGCGACCGCACCGTCCGGGCCCTGCGCGACCCGGCCGCCCTGCAGATCCTGTTCCAGCCCATCCACGACCTGCACACCGGGCGGATCGCCGGGTACGAGGCGCTGTCCCGGTTCGCCGGCACCCCCTACCGCACCCCCGACGTCTGGTTCGCCGAAGCGTGGCAGGCCGGCCTCGGCATCGACCTCGAACTGCATGCGATCACCTTGGCCGTACGCCAGCTCGAGCTCATGCCGCCGACCGCCTACCTGTCGGTCAACGCCGCACCCCAGACCATCCTCGACGACCGTTTCGCCGCACTGCTCACCGGACTCGGCCCGGACGCCGCCCGCATCGTCGTAGAAGTCACCGAACACGCCGCCGTCGCCGACTACGACACCCTGGCCGCCGCCGTCCAGCGTCTTCGCCGCACCGGAGTCCGCTTCGCCGTCGACGACACCGGCGCCGGCTACGCCTCCATGCAGCACGTCCTGCGCCTGCGCCCCGACGTGATCAAACTCGACCGTGGCATCGTCGCCGGCATCGACCTCGACGTGGCCCGCCAGGCCCTGGCCACCGCGATGGTCACCTTCGCCGCCTCCCTCGGCATGAGCGTCGTCGGCGAAGGCATCGAGACCGCCGGCGAACTGGCCGCCCTCACCCAGGCGGGCGTCCGCAACGGCCAGGGCTACTTCCTGGGCCGTCCGGCCCCGTTGACCCCGGCCTACGAGAACGCCGCGTGA
- a CDS encoding VOC family protein, which produces MSLFITCPVDSVERATAFYTALGWTLNADMSDHNVSCFAIAPEQYVMLGSREMYASVGGVEELIGGPQTPSKVTVSFDLGSREAVDELVDRAGAAGGRIGDTDDYPFMYQRQFDDPDGYHYSPFWMKADADPTA; this is translated from the coding sequence ATGAGCCTCTTCATCACTTGCCCGGTCGACAGCGTCGAGCGCGCAACCGCCTTCTACACGGCCCTCGGCTGGACCCTCAACGCCGATATGTCCGACCACAACGTGTCGTGCTTCGCGATCGCGCCCGAGCAGTACGTCATGCTCGGCAGCCGCGAGATGTACGCGAGCGTCGGCGGAGTCGAAGAGCTGATCGGCGGACCTCAGACGCCCTCGAAGGTCACGGTCTCGTTCGACCTGGGCAGCCGCGAGGCGGTCGACGAGCTCGTCGACCGCGCCGGCGCAGCCGGCGGGCGGATCGGTGACACCGACGACTACCCCTTCATGTACCAGCGCCAGTTCGACGACCCCGACGGCTACCACTACTCACCGTTCTGGATGAAGGCGGACGCCGACCCGACAGCGTGA
- a CDS encoding winged helix-turn-helix transcriptional regulator, giving the protein MSDLAAALDVVGARWALLIVERLLDGPQRYGDLQRDLGVPTNMLATRLRELEAAGVLFRLPLRHNTRAYALTDRGLALREAIAALGNWGRNDAGEPSLES; this is encoded by the coding sequence GTGAGCGACCTCGCCGCGGCCCTCGACGTCGTCGGAGCACGGTGGGCCCTGCTCATCGTGGAACGGCTGCTCGACGGGCCACAACGCTACGGCGATCTGCAGCGCGACCTCGGCGTGCCGACGAACATGCTCGCAACACGCCTGCGCGAGCTCGAAGCGGCTGGCGTGCTGTTTCGCCTGCCCCTTCGACACAACACCCGGGCCTATGCGCTGACCGATCGTGGGCTCGCCTTGCGCGAGGCGATCGCCGCACTCGGCAACTGGGGCAGGAACGACGCCGGGGAACCGTCTCTCGAATCATGA
- a CDS encoding CHAT domain-containing protein — protein sequence MTLPGITTIEIIQAGRPVAGSFEAQLRIDGHSMISIAVADPGIAGFEETLNWYHEVLPNFPRASPARQERAEKAIRDYGHRLFSQVFGTPDAMWALAQYRAGRFQHCRLVVSGEMAFHRLHWELMEESANHEPLAVQMPLQRGIFDRQVPVSPIGSGPSLNVLVVAARPLGAGDLDYRSITRVLLAESWNTEMPFRVDVVRPGTWRALSRHLADQEDVYQVVHFDMHGTIGVAADLRREPEVRMSMGPGGTSDDRSAFLIFETDEPGVCDLIPASEVAQLLSDNSIPIAVLNSCRSAEVPSGEPSLAEWIASFGVQAVVAMAYPVTPDTVSRTMAVLYKEIAKGIGPAEAVRKCRKDLRADRRREVSQKQILSLQDWSAPVIYQQPVPLDLNLRAMTRDERTAHFSSRGAAGREPTEVKGRDYDVFAVERLITGDGPRTLLIHGPAGVGKTWFTTRLLRWWWLRTGLAAKDVVVTIDDGALTTVSAIVRHIAGIVLTVDELAGFDDRPWGARREEVAQRLRSHPHLVIIDSGRSPLPDPPELGEFLRQTDNGQSLIVVTSRSEEPALADDAFGGKRYQLRPTVSTSWPIPAATPVPPEPTTAEPDPEPDPEPDPEPEPEPDPEPEPEPDDVVPAPPVTMPDSEGKPPGTRPVLPVVGIGLAVVLVATVGLILLRNTTGRGTPGPATTVEASQAATEPDWVSGPVVAGVTITSPTEGQTTKACVTVRGTATGLSPEQTVLLAIRNTKASDGELYFFHQVKLDGTGWQAKEVHLGNSTNQDFDIYALVGNQKSIDEAEEAAPGNFTSQTPINGGLRQGAHIGVHQRDEC from the coding sequence ATGACGCTGCCCGGCATCACCACCATCGAGATCATCCAGGCGGGGCGGCCGGTGGCCGGCTCGTTCGAGGCGCAGTTGCGGATCGACGGCCACTCGATGATCAGCATCGCCGTCGCGGATCCGGGTATCGCCGGTTTCGAGGAGACGCTGAACTGGTACCACGAGGTGCTGCCGAACTTCCCGCGTGCTTCACCGGCCCGGCAGGAACGAGCCGAGAAGGCGATCCGGGACTACGGTCACCGTCTGTTCAGCCAGGTCTTCGGGACACCCGACGCGATGTGGGCGCTGGCCCAGTACCGCGCGGGCCGCTTTCAACATTGCCGTCTGGTGGTGTCCGGCGAGATGGCGTTCCATCGACTGCATTGGGAGCTGATGGAGGAGTCCGCCAACCATGAGCCGCTGGCTGTTCAGATGCCGTTGCAGCGGGGCATCTTCGACCGGCAGGTCCCGGTGTCCCCGATCGGGTCGGGTCCGTCGCTCAACGTCCTCGTCGTCGCGGCACGGCCACTCGGCGCGGGTGATCTCGACTACCGCAGCATCACCCGGGTGCTGCTGGCGGAGTCCTGGAACACCGAGATGCCGTTCCGGGTCGACGTGGTGCGGCCCGGAACCTGGCGTGCGCTCAGCCGGCATCTGGCCGATCAGGAGGACGTCTATCAGGTCGTCCACTTCGACATGCACGGCACGATCGGTGTGGCCGCGGACCTTCGCCGGGAACCCGAGGTCCGGATGTCGATGGGCCCCGGTGGTACCTCCGACGACCGCAGCGCGTTCCTGATCTTCGAGACCGACGAGCCCGGTGTCTGCGACCTGATCCCGGCCTCGGAGGTGGCGCAACTGCTCTCCGACAACAGCATCCCGATCGCCGTGCTCAACTCCTGCCGGTCGGCGGAGGTCCCGAGCGGGGAGCCCAGCCTGGCCGAGTGGATCGCCAGCTTCGGGGTGCAGGCGGTCGTCGCGATGGCCTACCCGGTCACCCCGGACACCGTCTCCCGCACGATGGCGGTGCTCTACAAGGAGATCGCCAAGGGCATCGGCCCGGCGGAGGCGGTCCGCAAGTGCCGGAAGGACCTGCGGGCCGACCGGCGTCGTGAGGTGTCCCAGAAGCAGATCCTGAGCCTGCAGGACTGGTCGGCGCCGGTCATCTATCAACAGCCGGTACCTCTGGACCTGAACCTTCGGGCGATGACCCGGGACGAGCGGACCGCACATTTCAGCAGCAGGGGCGCGGCGGGCCGGGAACCGACCGAGGTCAAGGGCCGCGACTACGACGTGTTCGCGGTGGAACGCCTGATCACCGGCGACGGCCCGCGAACCCTGCTGATCCACGGGCCGGCCGGCGTCGGGAAGACCTGGTTCACCACGAGACTGCTGCGCTGGTGGTGGCTGCGGACCGGGCTGGCCGCCAAGGACGTGGTGGTCACGATCGACGACGGAGCCCTCACCACCGTCTCCGCGATCGTGCGTCACATCGCCGGGATCGTGCTGACCGTCGACGAGCTGGCCGGTTTCGACGACCGGCCCTGGGGAGCCCGGCGGGAAGAGGTGGCCCAGCGGCTCCGCTCCCACCCCCATCTGGTGATCATCGACAGCGGGCGGAGTCCACTACCGGACCCGCCGGAGCTGGGCGAGTTCCTGCGCCAGACCGACAACGGTCAGTCCCTGATCGTCGTCACCTCCCGTTCCGAGGAGCCGGCCCTGGCCGACGACGCTTTCGGCGGCAAGCGCTACCAGCTGCGACCCACGGTCTCCACCTCGTGGCCGATCCCGGCAGCCACCCCGGTCCCACCGGAACCGACCACCGCGGAACCAGATCCGGAACCAGATCCGGAACCAGATCCGGAACCGGAACCGGAACCAGATCCGGAACCGGAACCGGAACCGGACGACGTCGTGCCCGCCCCGCCGGTGACCATGCCGGATTCGGAAGGCAAGCCGCCCGGCACCCGGCCGGTGCTACCCGTCGTCGGCATCGGTCTCGCCGTCGTCCTGGTCGCCACCGTCGGATTGATCCTGCTCCGGAACACCACGGGCCGAGGGACGCCCGGTCCGGCCACCACCGTGGAGGCTTCGCAGGCGGCCACCGAACCGGATTGGGTGAGTGGCCCGGTGGTCGCGGGCGTCACGATCACCTCGCCGACCGAGGGGCAGACCACCAAAGCATGTGTGACGGTGCGCGGCACCGCCACCGGCCTCTCGCCGGAGCAGACTGTTCTGCTGGCGATTCGGAACACCAAAGCGTCTGACGGCGAGCTTTACTTCTTTCACCAGGTAAAACTGGACGGCACCGGCTGGCAGGCGAAGGAGGTACACCTGGGTAACAGCACCAACCAGGACTTCGACATCTACGCGCTGGTGGGGAACCAGAAGTCGATCGACGAGGCCGAAGAAGCCGCTCCGGGAAACTTCACCAGCCAGACACCGATCAATGGAGGGCTGCGACAGGGCGCCCACATCGGTGTCCACCAGAGGGACGAGTGCTGA
- a CDS encoding DcrB/PsbP domain-containing protein yields the protein MKRAAVLLLAGVAGLAACDEPEQKQIPAPATPVVTSTAAPVELKAGEVVLDFPADEADVKRCEIFRGRAALPADKTILIGVRNKDNGNPERYFGLVTDWEYPKDLATWTGPQWFGDKDSAAGQSFRVEILIIDLKLATKLNKETKVDGWHSRENPQGTTVAAHVDLNRVKGSGPADCS from the coding sequence ATGAAACGAGCAGCCGTTCTTCTGCTGGCCGGAGTCGCCGGCCTGGCTGCCTGCGACGAACCGGAGCAGAAGCAGATCCCGGCCCCGGCGACCCCGGTGGTCACCTCGACGGCGGCTCCGGTCGAGCTCAAAGCCGGGGAGGTCGTCCTGGACTTCCCGGCCGACGAAGCCGACGTCAAACGGTGCGAGATCTTCCGGGGCCGGGCCGCCCTGCCCGCCGACAAGACGATCCTCATCGGGGTCCGCAACAAGGACAACGGAAACCCGGAACGCTACTTCGGTTTGGTCACCGACTGGGAGTACCCCAAGGACCTCGCTACCTGGACCGGCCCGCAGTGGTTCGGTGACAAGGACAGTGCGGCCGGTCAGAGTTTCCGCGTCGAGATCCTGATCATCGACCTGAAGTTGGCCACGAAGCTGAACAAGGAGACCAAAGTCGACGGCTGGCACTCCCGGGAGAATCCGCAGGGCACGACAGTCGCCGCGCACGTCGACCTGAACCGGGTCAAAGGCAGTGGGCCGGCCGACTGTTCTTGA
- a CDS encoding AAA family ATPase, with product MQTSDTTAALGFEEFAAHFEWLTGQVERQLSGKRHQVRRALLCLLAGGHLLLDDVPGVGKTTLARALASVIEDGTASRIQGTPDLLPSDIVGTSVFEPDSRRFTFRQGPIVANIVLFDEINRCAPRTQSALLEAMQERRVTAFRHEEVLPDPFLVVGTQNPQETLGTYPLPEAQLDRFLLRLSLGYPDRAAAREMLKTHGRGATGSGRGLPVETLLAMTRFAAAVEVTDAVYDYLLDIVDATRDHPETALGASPRAGVDLLRAARVNTLLRWDRRDGERPYLRPDDIRDIAVDVLAHRVVPADRGIRGSAPAQRDLVDRIVAQVPVPQETPRAGRPRWFR from the coding sequence ATGCAGACGAGCGACACCACGGCAGCCCTCGGTTTCGAGGAGTTCGCCGCCCATTTCGAGTGGCTCACCGGGCAGGTCGAGCGGCAGCTGTCCGGGAAACGGCACCAGGTCCGGCGGGCGTTGCTGTGCCTGCTGGCGGGTGGTCACCTGCTGCTCGACGACGTGCCCGGGGTGGGCAAGACGACCCTGGCGCGGGCGCTCGCGTCGGTGATCGAGGACGGCACCGCCAGCCGGATCCAGGGCACCCCGGACCTGCTGCCCAGCGACATCGTCGGCACGTCGGTCTTCGAACCGGACAGCCGCCGGTTCACGTTCCGGCAGGGTCCGATCGTGGCGAACATCGTGCTGTTCGACGAGATCAACCGGTGTGCGCCGCGCACCCAGTCGGCGCTGCTGGAGGCGATGCAGGAGCGCCGGGTGACCGCGTTCCGGCACGAGGAAGTGTTGCCGGACCCGTTCCTGGTGGTCGGCACCCAGAACCCACAGGAGACGCTGGGTACGTACCCGCTGCCGGAGGCGCAGTTGGACCGGTTCCTGCTGCGGCTGTCACTCGGCTATCCGGACCGCGCGGCCGCCCGGGAGATGCTGAAGACACACGGCCGGGGCGCCACCGGCTCCGGCCGTGGACTGCCGGTGGAGACGCTGCTGGCGATGACGCGGTTCGCCGCGGCGGTGGAGGTCACCGACGCGGTGTACGACTACCTGCTGGACATCGTGGACGCGACCCGTGACCATCCGGAGACCGCGCTGGGTGCGAGTCCCCGGGCCGGGGTCGATCTGCTGCGTGCCGCCCGGGTCAACACGCTGCTGCGCTGGGACCGCCGTGACGGCGAACGACCCTACCTGCGGCCGGACGACATCCGGGACATCGCCGTCGACGTGCTGGCGCACCGGGTGGTGCCGGCCGACCGTGGGATCCGGGGTTCGGCACCGGCCCAGCGGGACCTGGTGGATCGGATCGTGGCACAGGTGCCGGTCCCGCAGGAGACACCCCGGGCGGGCCGGCCTCGATGGTTCCGCTGA